Proteins from a single region of Synechococcus sp. WH 8109:
- a CDS encoding ferritin, whose protein sequence is MLSTNNSISASSIACGPSGRAIAEAIDSDLLSAIQAHLNMERQAHASYFAAAIWFAERELRGFSRFFRDESNSEHEHAAKFAEYIIARGQSVALQVVDAPLQNWASPVDVMATAFQMEVDVTASLQQLYSMAERVSDTRTTVFLDPMVEMQTQSEHEFAHLLGRVKFADNQAAALLLIDNELDQGNNKPASLQG, encoded by the coding sequence ATGCTGAGCACAAACAATTCGATCTCCGCTTCATCTATCGCTTGCGGACCATCAGGTCGTGCAATTGCAGAAGCGATTGACTCTGATCTTCTAAGCGCGATCCAAGCCCACCTCAACATGGAGAGGCAAGCCCATGCCTCTTATTTCGCTGCAGCAATCTGGTTTGCCGAACGAGAGTTGAGGGGATTTTCCCGATTCTTCCGAGACGAATCCAACAGCGAGCATGAGCATGCTGCAAAATTCGCGGAATACATCATTGCTCGAGGGCAAAGCGTTGCACTACAAGTGGTCGATGCTCCCTTGCAGAACTGGGCATCCCCTGTAGATGTGATGGCAACCGCATTTCAAATGGAGGTTGACGTCACAGCTTCGTTGCAACAGCTGTATTCAATGGCAGAGAGAGTGAGCGATACGCGTACCACGGTGTTTCTCGACCCGATGGTGGAAATGCAAACCCAGTCAGAACACGAATTTGCGCACCTTCTTGGACGGGTGAAGTTTGCAGATAATCAAGCAGCGGCTTTATTGCTCATCGACAACGAGCTAGACCAAGGAAATAACAAACCTGCATCTCTTCAGGGTTAA
- the fldA gene encoding flavodoxin FldA, whose amino-acid sequence MTFTIFFATSTGKTEDVADRLKELLPGTEAKDVDNIDSIDELVAAESLICCVPTWNTGADEARSGTAWDDLVQEIPDKDFAGKSVAIVGLGDSSGYSDFFCDAMEELYTAFLQSGAKLIGKVSTEGYTYDDSKSIIDGKFCGLAIDEDNESELTDQRLQAWVQQINAEA is encoded by the coding sequence ATGACTTTCACTATTTTTTTTGCCACATCTACTGGTAAAACTGAGGATGTGGCTGATCGACTCAAGGAGCTTCTTCCTGGAACAGAAGCGAAGGATGTTGACAACATCGACTCAATTGATGAGTTGGTTGCAGCTGAGTCGTTAATTTGTTGTGTTCCAACCTGGAATACAGGCGCTGATGAAGCACGGTCAGGAACAGCCTGGGATGATCTGGTTCAGGAAATTCCTGACAAGGATTTTGCCGGTAAATCAGTCGCAATCGTAGGCCTTGGTGACTCCTCCGGTTATTCGGATTTTTTCTGTGATGCCATGGAGGAACTGTATACGGCTTTTCTTCAATCTGGTGCCAAGTTGATTGGTAAGGTTTCCACAGAAGGGTATACCTATGATGACTCAAAGAGCATTATTGATGGTAAGTTCTGCGGACTTGCAATCGATGAAGACAATGAGTCTGAATTGACAGATCAACGTTTGCAGGCCTGGGTTCAGCAAATAAACGCTGAGGCCTGA
- the rpmG gene encoding 50S ribosomal protein L33, producing the protein MAKSKGVRIVVTLECTECRTATAAEKRSPGVSRYTTTKNRRNNPERLELMKFCPQLNRMTLHREIK; encoded by the coding sequence ATGGCCAAAAGCAAAGGCGTTCGCATCGTTGTCACACTGGAATGCACCGAATGCAGAACAGCGACTGCTGCTGAAAAACGCAGCCCTGGAGTCTCTCGCTATACAACAACTAAAAACCGAAGAAACAATCCTGAAAGGCTCGAATTGATGAAATTCTGCCCTCAACTCAACAGGATGACACTTCATCGCGAGATAAAATAA
- a CDS encoding Fe2+-dependent dioxygenase gives MDFLTHSLLPLPVVRDFQQRLCARDLPWRDGRLTAGDQAALVKTNHQLDPNAELTILITNCITKALTSDPLVKSFSLVRKVHSLLISRSNVGDSYGWHVDNPFSRHGRRDLSFTCFLSDEDTYEGGSLLTQTGGEETKEFRLPPGQIVLYPSSTLHCVKPVVSGVRYVCVGWIESYVKAPEDRSILFNIDAGARGLLARHGRSDELDLIFQSYTNAVRRLSN, from the coding sequence ATGGACTTTCTGACGCATTCTCTTTTGCCTCTTCCTGTAGTTCGCGACTTTCAGCAACGCCTCTGTGCTCGCGACCTACCCTGGCGAGATGGCCGATTGACTGCCGGGGATCAGGCTGCATTGGTGAAGACTAATCATCAGCTCGATCCAAATGCTGAGCTCACTATTTTGATTACCAACTGCATCACTAAAGCATTAACGAGTGATCCCTTGGTCAAGAGTTTTTCACTTGTACGGAAGGTTCACAGTTTGTTGATTTCTAGGTCCAATGTCGGAGATTCTTATGGATGGCATGTTGATAATCCTTTTTCCCGCCATGGTCGCCGTGATTTGTCTTTCACCTGCTTTCTGAGCGATGAAGATACCTACGAGGGTGGATCTTTATTGACCCAAACAGGCGGTGAGGAAACGAAGGAATTTCGATTGCCACCTGGGCAAATTGTTCTCTATCCTTCTTCCACCCTTCATTGTGTTAAACCCGTTGTCAGCGGTGTTCGATATGTATGTGTCGGCTGGATCGAAAGCTATGTCAAGGCGCCAGAAGACCGCTCAATTCTATTCAATATCGATGCTGGCGCTCGTGGTTTATTGGCTCGCCATGGCCGATCGGATGAACTTGATCTGATCTTTCAAAGCTATACGAACGCTGTCCGACGCTTGTCGAACTGA
- a CDS encoding helix-turn-helix domain-containing protein: MTTERHHRDKARRPISLNSSERISLERTQTGEDIEITVKSGVIRIAANQSKNAEDITLAFTCRADICRFHYPENLELFIEAITDTTYTVGSISKTESDTSDTIMNWIIQLHIMRHEKNLENRLIKFFRLLMTRLGKRTSEGLLLEHTLSHARIAEIVGSTRSTVSRTISNLRKSQQIYIDELKGQIILPVD; this comes from the coding sequence ATGACGACTGAACGCCACCATCGAGACAAGGCAAGGAGACCAATATCCCTGAATTCGTCTGAAAGAATTTCACTAGAAAGAACTCAAACCGGAGAAGATATAGAAATAACGGTAAAGAGTGGCGTAATAAGGATTGCGGCCAACCAATCCAAGAACGCAGAAGACATAACTTTAGCTTTTACATGCAGAGCGGATATTTGCAGATTCCACTATCCAGAAAACCTAGAACTCTTTATAGAAGCCATAACAGACACAACATATACGGTTGGATCAATAAGCAAGACAGAATCCGACACCAGCGATACAATCATGAACTGGATCATTCAACTTCACATCATGAGGCACGAGAAAAATCTAGAAAACCGACTGATTAAATTTTTTAGATTACTAATGACAAGACTAGGAAAAAGAACATCAGAAGGCCTACTACTGGAGCACACATTGTCTCATGCACGCATTGCTGAAATCGTTGGATCCACGAGATCAACCGTATCCAGGACTATTAGCAATCTAAGGAAGTCCCAACAAATTTATATTGATGAACTAAAAGGACAGATAATTTTGCCTGTAGATTGA
- a CDS encoding DoxX family protein, with translation MIASKLFDFLGRVLMAAVFVNALPAKFTNFAETAGFIASKGIPEPLASLLLTAAIVVLIAGSILLVFGSNTVLGASMLLLFLVPTTLIFHTFPVDSGFAMNLALIGALILAITRACGNAVPSFTHLRSKG, from the coding sequence ATGATTGCTTCGAAGCTGTTCGATTTCCTCGGCCGGGTGCTGATGGCGGCCGTGTTCGTGAATGCCCTGCCGGCCAAGTTCACCAACTTTGCTGAAACCGCAGGCTTCATCGCCTCCAAGGGCATCCCCGAACCCCTGGCCTCTCTGCTACTAACGGCGGCGATCGTGGTGCTGATCGCCGGATCGATCCTGCTGGTGTTCGGCAGCAACACGGTGCTGGGGGCCTCGATGCTGCTGCTGTTCCTGGTGCCCACCACGCTGATCTTCCACACCTTCCCTGTGGACAGTGGCTTTGCGATGAACCTGGCCCTGATAGGGGCGCTGATCCTGGCCATCACCCGCGCCTGCGGCAATGCTGTGCCCAGCTTCACGCACCTGCGCTCCAAGGGTTGA
- a CDS encoding iron uptake porin, with product MKLFQQLLVAPAALGLLATGVNAAELNINGVSDYAASADQVTSVTQFSDVYPTDWAYQALAGLVETYGCVAGYPNGTFRGNRAMTRYEAAALLNACLDRVTEVTDELRRLMAEFETELAILKGRVDGLEARVGELEATQFSTTTKLKGQADFFLGAVSYDDRDACNAAKAGACEDDATTMSYRYTLNLNTTFTGKDLLYTRIRTGNMSNVWTNDNTYLSDAKSGTNALKIDKLWYTFPVGEEFKVTVGALVENYYMVETPTRYKPILKAMKLGGYGILMGASTGQGAGIQWRQNVAPGEAAWNAAASYVADGNEGADSSSKKGMFGEDTDGLFLSQVGYGNRKWYISGLYAHKHGSGGSDPAEGYSTPAVNKDDAALNAFGVRGYWSPEETGIVPTISAGIDFGFNDAKADGQVEESFGWMVGLNWKNAFVDGNKLGVGFGSYSSYATSMKGDSSPDDENFAFEAYYDYQVSDNVTVTPAVFWVQDADGNASVDGSDTLGALVKTTFKF from the coding sequence ATGAAGCTTTTCCAGCAACTGCTGGTGGCTCCCGCCGCCCTTGGCCTTCTGGCCACCGGCGTCAATGCCGCCGAGCTGAACATCAACGGCGTTTCTGATTACGCGGCTTCCGCTGATCAGGTCACCAGCGTCACCCAATTCTCTGACGTCTACCCCACCGACTGGGCCTATCAGGCACTGGCAGGTTTGGTTGAGACCTACGGCTGCGTCGCCGGTTACCCCAACGGCACCTTCCGTGGCAACCGGGCCATGACCCGCTACGAAGCGGCTGCCCTGCTGAACGCTTGCCTCGACCGCGTCACCGAAGTGACCGACGAGCTGCGTCGCCTGATGGCTGAGTTCGAAACCGAGCTGGCCATCCTTAAGGGTCGCGTTGACGGCCTCGAGGCCCGCGTTGGCGAACTGGAAGCAACCCAGTTCTCCACCACCACCAAGCTCAAAGGACAAGCTGACTTCTTCCTTGGTGCCGTCAGCTATGACGATCGCGACGCCTGCAACGCTGCAAAAGCTGGTGCATGCGAAGACGATGCGACAACCATGTCGTACCGCTACACCCTCAACCTGAACACAACCTTTACAGGTAAAGATCTGCTGTACACCCGTATTAGGACGGGGAATATGTCCAATGTTTGGACAAACGACAACACCTACCTGTCTGATGCCAAATCAGGTACCAATGCGCTGAAGATCGACAAACTTTGGTATACCTTCCCAGTTGGTGAAGAGTTCAAAGTCACCGTAGGTGCACTTGTAGAGAACTACTACATGGTGGAAACACCAACTCGCTACAAGCCCATCCTCAAAGCAATGAAGCTTGGGGGTTATGGAATTCTTATGGGTGCAAGTACCGGACAGGGTGCAGGTATCCAATGGCGTCAGAATGTTGCTCCCGGCGAAGCAGCATGGAATGCAGCTGCAAGTTACGTTGCTGACGGCAACGAAGGTGCTGATTCCAGCTCCAAGAAAGGTATGTTCGGTGAGGACACCGACGGCCTGTTCCTGAGCCAAGTTGGTTATGGAAACAGGAAGTGGTACATCTCCGGCCTCTATGCCCACAAACATGGCAGTGGTGGATCTGATCCCGCGGAAGGTTACTCAACTCCTGCCGTTAACAAGGATGATGCCGCTCTGAATGCCTTTGGTGTCCGAGGCTATTGGTCACCGGAGGAAACCGGCATCGTACCGACAATCAGTGCAGGTATTGACTTCGGCTTCAATGACGCAAAAGCCGATGGTCAAGTTGAGGAAAGTTTCGGCTGGATGGTCGGCCTTAACTGGAAGAACGCTTTCGTTGACGGCAACAAGCTTGGGGTGGGCTTCGGTTCATATTCAAGCTACGCAACATCAATGAAAGGTGACAGCAGCCCCGATGACGAGAACTTCGCTTTCGAGGCTTATTACGATTACCAGGTCAGTGACAACGTTACGGTAACTCCCGCAGTGTTCTGGGTTCAGGATGCTGATGGAAATGCATCAGTGGATGGATCTGACACACTTGGCGCATTGGTTAAAACCACCTTCAAGTTCTGA
- a CDS encoding Crp/Fnr family transcriptional regulator — MPRLQTVLLDPAGRDQATVLEVLEGVCRVYCPCEETEGMTLAFLQSGDRLRTDRMCSDGACVEALTALKFRRDSVSTDEFGIDAVNEWTLQLLRVRHLGQAEQRLHALLALLVNRLGLRCSDAYQLPFRLTHDRFGELIGATRVTTTRLLSKWRQADMIAMSSGDVTMRIAPDLINSSPLQF, encoded by the coding sequence ATGCCAAGGCTTCAAACCGTTCTGCTGGACCCTGCCGGTCGAGACCAGGCCACCGTTCTGGAAGTGTTGGAGGGTGTCTGCCGGGTGTATTGCCCTTGTGAGGAAACCGAGGGAATGACCTTGGCGTTTTTGCAGTCAGGCGACAGGCTTCGCACTGATCGCATGTGCAGTGACGGGGCCTGTGTTGAGGCACTCACGGCGCTTAAGTTTCGTCGTGATTCCGTCTCCACGGACGAATTCGGCATTGACGCAGTCAATGAGTGGACCTTGCAGCTCCTAAGAGTCCGTCATTTGGGTCAGGCTGAACAGCGGCTTCACGCTCTTCTGGCCCTCCTGGTCAACCGGCTTGGACTTCGTTGCAGCGATGCCTATCAGCTTCCCTTCCGTCTTACCCATGATCGTTTTGGTGAGTTGATTGGTGCTACCCGGGTGACGACAACCCGTCTTCTCTCGAAATGGCGTCAAGCCGACATGATCGCCATGTCGTCTGGTGATGTCACGATGCGTATTGCACCTGACCTCATCAACTCTTCACCACTCCAATTTTGA
- a CDS encoding 2Fe-2S iron-sulfur cluster-binding protein, whose amino-acid sequence MTSFKVELRMPDGVKHFECPDDEYVLEAAEQAGIDMSYSCRAGACSTCVGKIIEGTVDQSDQSFLDDEQIEDGYSLLCVAYATSNLIVKTDCEEELW is encoded by the coding sequence ATGACCTCATTCAAGGTCGAATTAAGAATGCCGGATGGAGTCAAACACTTCGAATGTCCTGATGATGAATACGTTCTAGAGGCAGCAGAGCAGGCTGGAATTGATATGAGTTATTCATGCAGAGCTGGAGCATGCAGCACTTGTGTAGGGAAGATCATCGAAGGAACAGTTGATCAATCTGATCAAAGTTTTCTCGATGATGAACAAATTGAAGACGGCTACTCACTTCTATGCGTAGCTTATGCAACATCAAATTTGATCGTAAAGACTGACTGCGAAGAAGAGCTTTGGTGA
- a CDS encoding histidine phosphatase family protein yields MPKILISLFTGLLLSACSLNGETGSSSNGGQAENPADQNTKTQVIGLTSEPSSEKSMLLDSIKDGGYVIYFRHATTERDYADQADPLMSLDDCSSQRKLSTQGIKESHEIGVAFASKGIPIGEIIVSEYCRSWKTANLAFGEWTQKDSRLNFLPYKDYTEDHIALMKKNAMPLLTRPPLPGTNTIIIGHDDPFEAATGIYPEPQGIAFILQPDGGKSFKIIGSVLPSEWATH; encoded by the coding sequence GTGCCTAAAATTCTTATTTCATTGTTCACTGGATTACTTTTGAGTGCATGCAGTCTGAATGGAGAAACTGGTTCCTCCTCCAATGGTGGTCAGGCTGAAAACCCAGCGGACCAAAACACTAAAACACAAGTCATTGGCCTAACTTCAGAACCGAGTAGTGAGAAATCAATGTTGCTGGATTCCATCAAGGATGGAGGCTATGTCATTTATTTTCGTCATGCAACCACGGAGAGGGATTACGCAGACCAAGCTGATCCTCTGATGAGCCTCGATGATTGTAGTTCTCAGAGAAAGCTGAGCACTCAGGGCATCAAAGAGTCCCACGAAATTGGCGTGGCGTTTGCTTCAAAAGGAATCCCAATCGGTGAAATTATTGTTAGTGAGTATTGCAGGTCATGGAAAACAGCAAACCTCGCATTTGGGGAATGGACCCAAAAAGACTCCCGATTAAATTTTTTACCTTATAAAGATTACACCGAAGATCACATTGCACTGATGAAAAAGAATGCCATGCCTTTATTAACACGCCCACCTCTACCAGGAACCAACACAATCATTATCGGACATGATGATCCTTTTGAGGCCGCAACAGGAATTTATCCTGAACCGCAAGGAATCGCATTTATCCTCCAGCCCGATGGGGGAAAAAGCTTCAAGATCATCGGTAGTGTGTTGCCTTCTGAGTGGGCAACACACTGA
- a CDS encoding alpha/beta fold hydrolase, which translates to MSTSQILWIDLQPSLYCLFKRTAQSLGQHFEVKRWSFEHDLDESCDVEVVHSLMRHTIENSLNPVHLVGHGISGTIAYLFAQKYPNNISSVSVLSVDTHSTNQWTSHYQSMRRQLPCSRFHILSHLGRLLVDRNTEKVVNIMARLLAKCLDNDLVYGSIVNSQPITNLNKAEVPILVINGEKDFVVDEQSDIRWRHCLKPGDCYQKISNGRHFFPFTEWGLTAKMIESFVRMVPEQHQNQFPNSCKNLSISKY; encoded by the coding sequence ATGAGCACCAGTCAGATACTTTGGATTGATCTCCAGCCATCACTGTATTGCCTTTTCAAGCGAACAGCGCAAAGCTTGGGTCAACATTTTGAAGTCAAAAGATGGTCATTCGAACATGATCTTGATGAATCATGTGATGTTGAAGTCGTCCACAGCCTAATGAGACACACGATAGAAAACTCTTTAAATCCAGTTCATCTTGTAGGCCACGGTATAAGCGGTACAATTGCATATTTATTTGCTCAAAAATATCCCAACAACATATCATCAGTTTCCGTGCTATCAGTAGATACTCACTCGACAAATCAATGGACTAGTCATTATCAGAGTATGCGGAGACAATTACCCTGCTCAAGATTTCATATTTTAAGTCATCTAGGCCGACTATTGGTCGATAGAAATACTGAAAAAGTGGTCAATATCATGGCGCGACTGTTAGCAAAATGTTTGGACAATGATTTAGTATATGGATCTATTGTCAATAGCCAACCAATCACGAATCTAAACAAAGCTGAGGTTCCAATACTGGTGATTAATGGTGAAAAAGACTTTGTTGTTGATGAGCAGAGTGATATCAGATGGAGACACTGCCTAAAACCTGGAGACTGCTACCAAAAAATTTCTAACGGACGCCATTTCTTCCCATTTACAGAGTGGGGTCTAACTGCAAAAATGATCGAATCATTTGTCAGGATGGTACCTGAGCAACATCAGAACCAATTCCCTAATAGCTGCAAAAATCTGAGTATTAGTAAATACTAA
- a CDS encoding NAD(P)/FAD-dependent oxidoreductase, whose protein sequence is MNIFDVIIIGGGPAGCSCALYTARSNLSTIILDKNPAVGALAITHKIANYPGVEGDTSGEELLKTMRVQAINYGAEYKQAQVYGISMTDSEKTVYTPEGTFVGKTLVLATGAMGRASTLPGENEFLGKGVSYCATCDGAFYKNQEVAVYGSNHEAIDEALVLTKFASIVHWITNNKPNANSPAVEILLNSKNVKHWKRTRLTSIQGDDQGVNAIKVQSSGGREEQIIQVQGAFVYSTGSLPITDYLQAQVPVNPNGGVRVSSDMMTNLEGVWAIGDIRNTPFKQAVVACSDGCIAAMAIDKYLNQRKDVRVDWVHR, encoded by the coding sequence ATGAATATCTTTGACGTCATCATCATTGGTGGAGGACCAGCGGGTTGTTCTTGTGCATTGTATACAGCAAGGTCAAATCTATCGACAATTATCCTTGACAAAAATCCAGCTGTTGGTGCACTTGCTATCACTCACAAAATTGCAAACTATCCGGGTGTAGAAGGAGACACATCAGGTGAGGAATTATTAAAAACAATGAGAGTTCAAGCAATTAACTATGGAGCGGAATACAAGCAGGCTCAAGTTTATGGAATCAGCATGACTGATTCAGAGAAGACTGTATATACACCAGAGGGAACATTTGTAGGCAAAACATTGGTTCTTGCAACAGGTGCAATGGGTAGAGCATCAACACTTCCCGGTGAGAACGAGTTTCTTGGTAAAGGGGTCAGTTATTGTGCAACTTGTGATGGAGCTTTTTATAAAAATCAAGAAGTAGCTGTCTATGGATCAAATCATGAAGCCATTGATGAGGCACTTGTACTCACAAAATTTGCATCAATAGTACATTGGATTACCAATAATAAGCCAAACGCAAATTCTCCGGCAGTAGAAATCCTTCTCAATTCTAAAAATGTGAAGCACTGGAAGCGCACTAGGCTCACCTCCATACAAGGAGATGACCAGGGAGTAAATGCTATCAAAGTTCAATCATCTGGAGGTCGTGAAGAGCAGATAATCCAAGTTCAAGGTGCTTTCGTCTACTCCACAGGTTCTCTGCCCATCACCGATTATCTACAAGCACAGGTACCGGTCAACCCAAATGGTGGAGTTCGAGTGTCCAGCGACATGATGACAAATCTCGAAGGAGTCTGGGCAATCGGCGATATCCGCAATACACCCTTTAAACAGGCTGTTGTTGCTTGCTCTGATGGATGCATTGCAGCGATGGCAATTGACAAGTATTTGAATCAACGGAAGGACGTCCGGGTGGATTGGGTGCATCGATAA
- a CDS encoding DUF3721 domain-containing protein → MHAIQPLSAISFGVLAVLVNTTPGMAHGKGLYATEGEALQRAAEIGCISVHENNGRWMPCTDERKLHQQLRKQ, encoded by the coding sequence ATGCACGCTATCCAACCGTTATCGGCTATTAGCTTCGGCGTTTTGGCCGTGTTGGTGAATACAACGCCAGGGATGGCCCACGGCAAGGGGCTCTACGCCACCGAAGGCGAAGCCCTGCAGCGGGCAGCTGAAATCGGTTGCATCAGCGTTCATGAGAACAACGGACGCTGGATGCCTTGCACTGATGAACGGAAACTCCACCAACAGCTGCGCAAGCAATGA
- a CDS encoding GNAT family N-acetyltransferase yields the protein MLEIRPFTPADLDTLTALAREQDFAPGIGDIEIYANTDRQGVWLAWQDNTPVGCIAAVTYNPDYAFIGLFVVKPEHRGQGIGRQLWHHALKTLGGVQCIGLEAAVQMVDFYERDGFQKDCITTRRQMLFRSEASLDSSPSQRSDVAVVPLHEVSLEAIQRYDERHEISPRPHFLELWLRHRAGDVFAARDAEGECHGYVRIRPCLLPIGEGWRVGPWLAEDPGMASLLLNNALDHHNGVVLIDTPGHNPSAKTILSARGFKPMTSTVRMYKGVIPRGHDRNVYGLACLELG from the coding sequence ATGCTGGAGATCAGACCCTTCACCCCCGCCGACCTCGACACACTCACGGCCTTGGCCCGTGAGCAGGATTTCGCTCCAGGAATCGGCGACATCGAGATCTACGCCAACACCGATCGCCAGGGGGTCTGGCTCGCTTGGCAAGACAACACACCGGTGGGCTGCATCGCGGCGGTCACCTACAACCCTGACTATGCCTTCATTGGCCTGTTTGTGGTGAAGCCGGAGCATCGAGGCCAAGGGATCGGTCGTCAGCTCTGGCATCACGCCTTAAAAACCCTCGGCGGCGTGCAGTGCATCGGCCTGGAGGCCGCGGTGCAGATGGTGGACTTCTACGAACGAGATGGATTTCAGAAGGACTGCATCACCACACGCCGGCAGATGCTGTTCCGCAGCGAGGCATCACTCGATTCAAGCCCGAGCCAGCGCAGCGACGTTGCCGTCGTGCCCTTGCACGAGGTGTCGCTGGAGGCGATTCAGCGCTACGACGAACGCCATGAGATCAGCCCAAGGCCCCACTTCCTTGAACTATGGCTCCGCCATAGAGCCGGAGATGTGTTCGCAGCGAGAGATGCCGAGGGCGAATGCCATGGCTACGTGCGAATTCGCCCTTGCCTGCTGCCGATCGGCGAGGGATGGCGGGTGGGGCCATGGCTCGCCGAAGACCCCGGCATGGCCTCGCTGTTGCTCAACAACGCCCTGGACCACCACAACGGTGTGGTGCTGATCGACACCCCCGGCCACAACCCGAGCGCCAAGACCATCCTCAGCGCCAGGGGCTTCAAACCCATGACGTCAACGGTACGGATGTACAAGGGCGTGATCCCCAGGGGGCATGACCGCAACGTATACGGCCTGGCATGCCTCGAGCTGGGTTGA
- a CDS encoding extracellular solute-binding protein — protein MGMVATIAVLPSVEAKEVRVYSGRHYNTDRAAYKQFSEETGIKVRLIEATGISLVERLKREGENSKADVIILVDAARINNAAEAGLLQPVSSQELQSNVPSRYRDPSNRWFGFTRRVRSIIVNPNIVNPNTIKTYSDLANPVLKGKLCLRKRKNVYSQSLVADQIIMNGQTAASAWVEGMVDNVSQPYFGGDVSLIRAVGQGKCGVGLVNHYYLARMQAGASGKNDQKVTSNIKLVMPNPAHVNISAAGVAKSAKNKTEAIQFIEFISSPKGSRLIAGPTFEYPLKNLGTSKELKAFGKFTPDNVSISALGATQKTAIKVMADAGWR, from the coding sequence ATGGGTATGGTGGCAACAATTGCTGTCCTGCCTTCAGTGGAGGCAAAGGAAGTAAGGGTGTACTCAGGCCGGCATTACAACACTGATCGTGCTGCCTACAAACAATTCAGTGAAGAAACTGGAATCAAAGTAAGACTTATTGAGGCCACAGGGATATCGCTAGTTGAACGTCTAAAACGAGAGGGAGAAAATTCAAAAGCTGATGTGATCATTTTGGTTGATGCAGCGAGGATAAACAATGCTGCAGAAGCTGGTCTTCTGCAGCCCGTGTCCTCGCAGGAACTCCAGTCGAATGTTCCTTCACGCTATCGGGATCCATCAAATCGATGGTTTGGTTTCACGAGGCGCGTAAGATCGATCATTGTAAATCCCAATATCGTTAATCCAAATACGATTAAGACCTATTCCGATCTTGCAAATCCAGTTCTTAAAGGAAAACTCTGTCTGCGTAAAAGGAAAAACGTCTACAGCCAGTCACTTGTAGCCGACCAAATCATAATGAATGGTCAAACTGCTGCTTCGGCTTGGGTTGAAGGGATGGTCGATAATGTAAGCCAGCCGTATTTCGGTGGTGATGTATCACTAATTCGTGCGGTTGGACAAGGCAAATGTGGTGTTGGACTTGTCAATCATTATTATCTAGCACGAATGCAGGCAGGTGCGAGCGGAAAGAACGATCAGAAAGTAACATCGAACATTAAATTAGTTATGCCAAATCCAGCCCATGTGAACATAAGTGCCGCAGGAGTCGCAAAGTCGGCCAAAAATAAAACAGAGGCGATCCAATTTATTGAGTTCATTTCGTCACCAAAAGGTAGTCGACTCATTGCAGGCCCAACCTTCGAATATCCACTGAAAAATCTTGGTACATCGAAAGAATTAAAAGCATTTGGAAAATTTACCCCAGACAATGTTTCTATTAGTGCTTTAGGCGCAACTCAGAAAACCGCAATCAAAGTGATGGCAGATGCTGGATGGCGTTAA
- a CDS encoding conjugal transfer protein TrbI, protein MAAAAPCACPRCTCEVQSSQALVRDGQSFCSDACATGHPNHEPCHGSGSCGCACAE, encoded by the coding sequence ATGGCTGCCGCTGCGCCCTGTGCCTGTCCGCGTTGTACCTGTGAGGTGCAATCGTCCCAAGCCCTTGTTCGTGATGGCCAGAGTTTCTGTTCAGATGCCTGTGCCACCGGTCATCCCAACCATGAGCCCTGTCATGGCAGTGGCTCCTGCGGCTGCGCCTGCGCGGAGTGA